From a region of the Gossypium raimondii isolate GPD5lz chromosome 10, ASM2569854v1, whole genome shotgun sequence genome:
- the LOC105775262 gene encoding uncharacterized protein LOC105775262: MSSFRFSPAPPPVFNGEGYHIWVVKMKSYLQAFKLWEVVNSDVEPAPLRANPNMAQIRQHTDERIKRHKDMSCIQNNVSEVIFTRVMACESPKQAWDRLNEEFQGTKRTRQQQLLNLIRDFENLKMKKEERMKQYSDRIMAILNSIRLLGDQLSEARIVEKVIATLPKRYEAKISSLEDSRDLSRISLTELINALYAQEFDVQWKVWKKMGHSEKVCRNKGKLKQNQPQQPRTEAQVAEEGSDQEEQVFAVSCSVAKRKATKG; encoded by the exons ATGTCTTCATTCAGATTCTCTCCAGCTCCACCACCAGTGTTCAATGGTGAAGGCTACCACATTTGGGTAGTGAAAATGAAGAGCTACCTACAGGCATTCAAGTTGTGGGAGGTTGTCAACTCGGATGTTGAACCAGCACCTCTAAGAGCCAATCCCAATATGGCTCAGATCAGGCAGCACACAGATGAAAGAATCAAAAGACACAAGGATATGTCATGCATCCAAAACAATGTGTCTGAAGTAATTTTCACAAGAGTCATGGCTTGTGAGTCACCAAAGCAAGCCTGGGATAGGCTGAATGAGGAGTTTCAAGGGACTAAAAGAACGAGACAGCAACAACTATTGAATTTGATAAGggactttgaaaatttaaagatgaagaaagaagaaagaatgaaGCAATACTCAGACAGGATTATGGCTATTCTGAACAGTATTAGATTGCTTGGGGACCAGCTCAGTGAAGCAAGAATAGTGGAAAAAGTTATTGCAACCTTACCTAAGAGATATGAAGCCAAAATCTCTTCCCTTGAAGACTCGAGAGATCTGTCTAGAATCTCTTTGACTGAGCTGATCAATGCTCTTTATGCTCAAGA GTTTGATGTGCAGTGGAAAGTCTGGAAAAAGATGGGTCATTCTGAGAAAGTTTGTAGAAACAAAGGTAAGCTGAAGCAAAACCAGCCTCAACAGCCTAGAACTGAAGCTCAAGTGGCAGAAGAAGGTAGTGACCAAGAAGAACAAGTCTTTGCAGTATCTTGTTCAGTAGCCAAAAGAAAAGCCACAAAAGGATGA